In the genome of Candidatus Methylomirabilis tolerans, one region contains:
- the ftsH gene encoding ATP-dependent zinc metalloprotease FtsH, with protein sequence MNPFFKNLALWLVIGLIMVLVFNIFSQNQPQEKEMIFSDFMTKVTKGEVTEVVVRGADIKGKLTNGEIFRTYAPDDKDMISELRQKGVRISAKPVDGNPWYVNMLLSWLPMLLFIGVWVFFMRQMQGGGAKALSFGKSRARLLSDKQSKVTFADVAGADEAKEELQEIIEFLKDPPKFQKLGGRIPKGVLLMGPPGTGKTLLARAIAGEANAPFFSISGSDFVEMFVGVGASRVRDLFEQGKKHAPCIIFMDEIDAVGRHRGAGLGGGHDEREQTLNQLLVEMDGFESNDGVILVAATNRPDVLDPALLRPGRFDRQVVVARPDLRGREGILRVHTKKIPLDVDVDLMLLARGTPGFSGADLANLVNEAALLAARKNKKTVCMTDFEHSKDKVLMGVERKSIVISEEERKLTAFHEAGHTLVAKVLPGTDPIHKVTIIPRGRALGMTQQLPIGEKHNYAKEYLFNEIAIMMGGRVAEELVFGQITTGAGNDIERATDLARKMVCEWGMSEKLGPLTFGKREEMIFLGREIAQHQDYSEQTAVEIDREVKQIVMTNYDKAKTLIIERIGILHALANALLETEVLDGFQIDAIVNGAAAPVAAPA encoded by the coding sequence TTGAACCCGTTTTTTAAGAATCTAGCCCTGTGGCTTGTTATCGGATTAATCATGGTGCTGGTCTTCAATATCTTCAGTCAGAACCAGCCGCAGGAAAAGGAGATGATCTTCAGCGACTTTATGACCAAAGTGACGAAGGGTGAAGTCACGGAGGTCGTCGTAAGGGGCGCAGACATTAAAGGGAAGCTCACCAATGGCGAGATCTTTCGGACGTATGCCCCTGACGACAAGGATATGATTTCAGAGCTGCGACAAAAAGGGGTTCGAATCAGCGCGAAACCGGTCGACGGGAATCCCTGGTATGTCAATATGCTGCTGTCGTGGCTTCCGATGTTGCTGTTTATCGGAGTATGGGTCTTCTTCATGCGTCAGATGCAAGGCGGGGGCGCGAAGGCCCTCTCATTCGGCAAGAGTCGGGCGCGCCTGCTGTCCGACAAGCAAAGCAAGGTGACCTTTGCCGACGTCGCGGGCGCGGATGAAGCAAAAGAGGAGCTACAGGAGATTATTGAGTTCCTGAAAGACCCACCGAAGTTTCAAAAGCTTGGCGGGAGAATCCCCAAGGGCGTGTTACTCATGGGCCCTCCCGGCACGGGGAAGACGCTGCTCGCGCGGGCGATCGCCGGCGAGGCGAATGCTCCCTTTTTCAGCATCTCGGGTTCGGACTTTGTAGAGATGTTTGTCGGCGTCGGCGCCTCGCGCGTGCGGGATCTGTTTGAGCAAGGCAAGAAGCATGCTCCGTGTATCATCTTTATGGACGAGATCGACGCCGTAGGCAGGCATCGGGGTGCAGGCCTCGGTGGCGGTCACGACGAGCGGGAGCAGACCCTGAATCAGCTCCTGGTCGAGATGGACGGCTTTGAGTCGAACGACGGGGTGATCCTGGTCGCAGCGACCAACCGCCCCGATGTCCTCGACCCTGCGCTACTTCGGCCCGGACGATTCGATCGCCAGGTCGTGGTGGCAAGACCTGACCTCAGGGGTCGCGAGGGGATCTTGCGCGTTCACACGAAAAAGATTCCGCTTGATGTCGATGTCGATCTCATGCTGCTGGCGCGTGGGACCCCAGGCTTTTCCGGGGCTGATCTGGCCAACCTCGTCAATGAGGCAGCCCTGTTGGCCGCCAGGAAAAACAAAAAAACCGTCTGCATGACGGACTTCGAGCATTCCAAAGATAAAGTGCTGATGGGTGTCGAGCGGAAGAGTATTGTCATCAGCGAGGAGGAACGAAAGCTCACCGCTTTTCATGAGGCCGGGCACACCCTGGTGGCGAAGGTTCTCCCGGGAACCGATCCGATTCACAAGGTGACGATCATCCCGCGGGGCAGAGCGCTTGGTATGACCCAACAGTTGCCCATCGGCGAGAAACATAATTACGCGAAGGAGTACCTGTTTAACGAGATCGCCATTATGATGGGCGGACGTGTTGCGGAAGAGTTGGTCTTCGGTCAGATTACCACCGGGGCAGGGAACGACATCGAGCGGGCCACTGATCTGGCCCGGAAGATGGTGTGCGAATGGGGTATGAGCGAGAAGCTGGGGCCTCTCACATTCGGTAAGCGTGAAGAGATGATCTTTTTGGGTCGGGAGATCGCCCAGCATCAGGATTATAGCGAACAGACGGCGGTGGAGATCGATCGAGAAGTCAAGCAGATCGTCATGACGAACTACGATAAGGCCAAGACGCTGATCATTGAGCGAATCGGTATTCTGCACGCCTTGGCCAATGCTTTGCTGGAAACCGAGGTGCTTGATGGTTTTCAGATTGATGCTATCGTGAACGGGGCTGCCGCCCCGGTTGCGGCGCCCGCCTGA
- the folP gene encoding dihydropteroate synthase: MNAITPLRFRCKDRMLDVQEKTWIVGVLNITPDSFSDGGRFLDPGLAIDQAKRMVEEGADILELGGESTRPGAVPVSVDEELRRIIPVLRDLRSKLVIPLAVDTYKSDVARVVLEEGAEIINDIYGVREEGRLAAVVAEKQAGLVIMHMKGTPQDMQIEPRYNDVVGEVSAFLADRIAFAERMGVHSQSIIVDPGLGFGKRSQDNLTLLRHLEKFHRLEKPIMVGPSRKSLVGNVLNLPVEQRQYGTAACIATAVLQGAAFVRVHDVRSCAHLVRMLDAIKRA, translated from the coding sequence ATGAACGCAATAACGCCATTACGCTTTCGTTGTAAGGACCGCATGCTGGATGTTCAGGAAAAGACCTGGATTGTGGGGGTGCTGAACATCACCCCCGATTCCTTTTCCGATGGCGGCCGCTTCCTCGATCCCGGGTTGGCTATCGATCAGGCAAAGCGGATGGTGGAGGAGGGGGCCGATATCCTGGAGTTGGGCGGTGAGTCTACCCGTCCAGGCGCTGTTCCTGTTTCGGTGGACGAGGAACTTCGGCGGATCATTCCGGTTCTACGCGACCTGCGGTCCAAGCTTGTGATTCCGTTGGCGGTGGATACGTACAAATCGGACGTGGCACGGGTTGTCCTGGAGGAAGGGGCAGAGATCATTAACGATATCTACGGGGTTCGAGAAGAGGGCCGGCTGGCAGCGGTGGTAGCAGAGAAGCAGGCCGGTCTCGTCATCATGCACATGAAGGGGACCCCTCAGGATATGCAAATCGAACCGCGGTACAACGATGTCGTCGGCGAGGTCTCGGCCTTCCTGGCGGATCGCATCGCCTTTGCCGAACGTATGGGCGTTCATTCTCAGTCAATCATTGTCGATCCTGGACTGGGCTTTGGGAAGCGGTCGCAGGACAATCTCACCCTACTCCGACACCTGGAGAAGTTTCATCGTCTCGAGAAGCCGATTATGGTCGGTCCATCGCGCAAGTCGCTTGTCGGTAACGTGCTGAATCTGCCGGTCGAGCAACGCCAATACGGTACGGCGGCCTGTATCGCAACAGCGGTGCTGCAGGGAGCGGCCTTTGTCCGGGTCCATGATGTCCGATCCTGTGCGCATCTCGTCAGAATGCTGGACGCGATCAAGAGGGCATAG